In the Carboxydothermus hydrogenoformans Z-2901 genome, AAGAGCAATGGCCATACTGGGTTTATCCCGTTTTAACTGGAGGAACTCTTTTTTAACTATAGCCCAAAACCGTTTTGGATTCATGGAGTCTCCCCTCCAATAAACTTTTCCAAGTCTTTAAAATCGTACACTTTTTTCCCGGTGGCTCTTTCCACATATTCGATAAATACATCTTCTAAACTACCTTTTCCTTCCTGAGCCATTAATTCTGCGGGCGTGCCGAAAGAAACTAATTTCCCGTTAAAAATAAAACCGACGATATCGCAAATTTCCGCTTCATCCATGTAGTGGGTAGTAACCAGCACGGAAATCCCTGTTGCACATAACTTTTTAATAATTTCCCAGAAAATCCGGCGGGATACCGGGTCAACTCCGGCGGTGGGTTCATCTAAAATTAAAAGTTTGGGCCGGTGAATCATGGCAGCTCCTAAGGCTAAACGCTGCTTCCAGCCCCCGGAGAGGTGAGCGGTCAGGGTTTTGCGGTTATCCGTAAGACCGGCCATAAGAAGGATTTCTTCTTTCCGGGATTTTAAAAGCTTTGCCGGTAAATTGTAGATTCGGCCAAAAAAATCGAGATTCTCTTCGACGGTTAAATCTTCATAGAGAGAAAAACGCTGGGACATGTAGCCGATAAGGTTGCGTACTTCCCGGGTCTTTTTTACCACATCCAGGCCAAAAATTTCAGCCCGCCCGGAAGTAGGCAACAGAGCACCGCACAGCATCCGGATGGTGGTGGATTTCCCGGAGCCATTAGGGCCTAAAAGACCAAAAATTTTCCCCGCTGGAACTGTAAAAGAAACATTATCTACTGCAACTTTTGGACCAAAAGTTTTGGTCAACTTTTCGGTTAAAATTGCTACTGTCAAGCTTAACCACTCCTTACGGCAAGGTCAGGGTTAAGAGCATCCCCGGCTGCACATCCTGAAAATCTTTTGTTAGCTCAATTTTTACTAAATAGGAAATTTCACTCTGGTCTTCCCGGGTTTCGGCGGGTTTCGGGGTAAATTCACCTTTCGGGGAAATATAAACCACTTTTCCGGTAGGAGCCATTTTGAGATTTTCATTTTTAACACATACCGTATCCCCGAGTTTAATTCTGTTTAAATACTTTTCGGGGATATAATATTTAACATAGATTTTGCCTAAGTCGATTATGGTTGCAACGGTGGTTCCGGGATTAACAAACTCACCGGGTTTTACGGGAGTTGTCAAAACTGTACCACTTACCGGAGAGGAAATTTTAGCCTTTTCTAATTGGATTTTCGCTAAATCCACCTGGGTTTGGGCAAGTTTTATCCCTGCCTTTGCCTGGTCTTCGAGGTTTTGGCCTTTGCCTTCCACTTGTTCGTATTTTAACCGGGCTAATTCCAAATTAGCCCTGGCAGCTTCTAACTGGTTTTTAAGTAAAGAATCATCAAGAGCAACTAAAGGTTGGCCCTTTTTGATTTCATCTCCTTCCTTAACGAAAACGTTATTAACTTTTCCGGCTATTTCGGCTTTTACTTCATACTGGTCAGCTTCGGCGATGCCGTCAAAGGAAGGGGGAGTATTTTTATCGCCATTAAGGCTGCACCCACCTGCTAAGAGACTAAATATTAAAATCATAATTATTAAAGATTTTTTGGCCATAGCCATCCTCCCTTTTTACTTTTTAAGTATAGTAGTATTAAACAAAAACACTTTAATTTCCTTTTAAAAAATTAAAATGTGGTAAAATATTTTAATAAAACCGATTTAAATGTAACTTTAAACTTTTGCCTTGGTCATGATATCCCTTTTACCAGGGAAAGTCAAGCACCAACCCTACATAATTTATGAAAGACAGGGTATATGGGTAGAATCCCTCAAAGGTTCTGGGAAAAACTATAGAAGGCTAAAATTTTTCTTGTCGACTACCTCCCGGCTTTGCTATAATCAAAAAAAGTGCCGGGGGTGCTAATGGTGATTTACCCCGCTCCAATTTATCTTTACTGCAAATTTTTGCCAAAAGAAACTGCCATGGCTGGTAAAAATACTGGTCTGGCAGTTTCTGTGTTTTTCCGGGAAAAGCAATTTAGCCAAAATCCTTTGGAGAGTTTATTAGCATTACATCAAAAAGGGCTTCTCTTTAAAGCACTACCGGAGTTATCTCACCTGGTAGGCTTACCCCAGAATCCCGAACGCCATCGCCTTTGTGCCTGGGGGCATACTTTAAGGGTTTTGGAGGAGCTTCCCGAGAAGGATTTAGAATTAATCATGGCCGCTCTTTTGCACGATGTGGGAAAGGGTCTACCGGGGGTACGAACGTACAAAAACGGCTATCCCAACGGATTTTGGCCATGCCGAGCGGGGAGCGGATATAGCCCGGGGTATTTTAAAACGCTTCAATTTCCCCCGGCAAACTATTGACCGAACCGCCTGGCTTATTTATTACCACATGTCCGTACCCTATGAAGTAGAAAAAGTAGAATTTTGGCTTAAGCAGCTTGGGAAAACACTACCTCCGGGTGAACTTTACCGGCGGGTACAAAAGTTAATTACTTTAAAAGAAGCGGATAAACGCTCGGATAACATCGGTGCCGAAGATAAAATCCAGGCATTGAAAAAGGTAAGGGAGGAAGTAGAGAAATTTTACCTTAAAAGTAAATAAAGATTTTGCTACAAGCGGTAAAAAGGGTGGTATAATGAAGTTAGAAACTTTAAGTCGGGTGATAAGAGCGATGAACCGGGTTTATGAAATAATTACCGATACTTCTTTGGATTACAAAGATAAGCGGCACTTACTGGCGGCGGAGGCGGAAAACTCCCTTCCTTATGTAAAAATTAGTGAAAAGGCTCAGCAGTACTTTTCCCAGGGAATCTTATGTGATCTTTTTGAAGGTCACGCTCCCTACCGGCCGCGTTATATTTTGCCGGATTACCAAAAATTTATGGAAAAGGGAAGCGAGTACTTAAATTTAAAACCCCCGCAGGATTTATTTGAAGCGGTTAATGCCCTTTTAATTATCTATCGCTACGTTCCTTCCATAACGAGCTATCCCGTATATCTGGGACAGGTAGATGAGCATTTAGAACCGTTTGTTTTGGCTGCCGGCGAGGAACTTTCCGAAAAACTCTTAAAAATGTTTTTGGTGCAAATAGACCGGGTGTTACCCGATGGGTTTGTCCACATGAACATTGGGCCCAAAGATACCCGTACCGGACGATTAATTTTGAAGCTGGAGCGGGAGCTTAAGCAGGCAGTACCCAACATTTCCTTAAAATATAATGAAGAAACTCCTGATAGTTTTGCCATAGAGGCGGTTAAAACGGCATTGGAAATTGGAAAACCGTATTTTGTCAACGACCGGGAATTAAAAGAAGACCTTGACCCTGCTTACGGAGTTGCCAGCTGCTATAATACTTTATTAATTGGTGGAGGCAGCTTTACTTTAGTTCGGTTAAATTTAAAAGAAGCTGCCAAAAAAGCGAGGGATTTTCAGGACTTTATCCGGAATGTTTTACCTGATGCAGTGTTGGCGCAGGCCGAGGTTATCAATGCCCGGGCTAAATTTATCGTAGAAGAAGCGAAATTTTTTGAAACTTCCTTTTTAGCTAAAGAAGGTTTAATTTCCCTTGCCCGCTTTACCTCCATGGCCGGATATTTTGGACTGTACGAATGTATTGAACACTTAACGGGACTGAAGCTTGGTAAGGATAAAGAAGCCCTTTACTATGCCGAACAAGTGTTAAAAACCGCCAAAGATACTTTAGAAAGTGTCCCGGGAGCTTACTGCTACGGTACCGGCGGCAGGATAGGTTTTCATGCCCAGTCGGGGATTGACAGCGACATCGATGTAACGCCCGGGGTGCGGATAAAATACGGCGAGGAGCCGGACATTTTTACCCAGATTAAAACCGAGGGAAGGCTCCATAAATACTTTGATACAGGCATTAGTGATATTTACATCTTTGACCGGACCGCCCGGGAAAATCCGGAAGGGGTTTTAAAAATAATCAAGGGGGCTTTAAAAGAGGGAATCAGAGTATTTTCTTTCAACACTTCCGATTCGGAATTTATCCGGATTACCGGTTACCTTGTAAAAAGAACCGATGTTTTAAAATACGAAAAAGGCGAGGTTTTACGGGAAGATACGGTAAAGCTTGGAGCAGCAAGCATTAAAAACAACAATACCGAAGCCAGAAAGGTAAGGATAATCGGTGAGAGGAATAGTCAATAAAATTATTGAGGTAAGCTTTATCGACGGTCCCGGAACCCGGATGGCAATCTTTCTCCAGGGTTGTAATCTTGACTGCCTGTACTGTCACAACCCGGAAACCCAAAAATACTGCCAGAATTGTGGTAGATGTGTTGAACAGTGCCCGGCCGGAGCCTTAACAAACCTTGACGGTAAGGTAACCTGGGATAAGGCGATTTGCCAGGGGTGTGACCGTTGCCTTGAGGTGTGTCCCCATTCATCCACTCCCAAAACTACCCTTTGGGAGGCGGAGGATTTAGTAGCTTATATTTTGGAAAATGAAGTTTTTTTAGATGGGGTAACCTTTTCCGGCGGGGAATGCACCCTGCAGGCGGATTTTATCCTGGAAGTTAGCAAAAAGCTTAAAGAAAAAAGTAATCTAACGGTTTTTGTCGATACTAATTGCTTTCTGGAGGAAGAGAAATTTCTAACCTTATGTCAAAATATCGATGGAATTATGGCCGATTTAAAAGCTTTTGACCCGGTTTTGCACCGAAAGCTGACCGGTGTGGCCAACGAATTAATTTTTCAAAATTTAAATACGGCGTCGCAGCTTGGAGTACTGTATGAGATTCGAACGGTATTGGTGCCCGGCTTAAACGATCATCCGCAGGAAGTAAAAAACATTGCCCGGTTTATTCGTGAACTCAATTCGTATACATTGTTAAAACTGATACCTTTCCGTAACTATGGTGTAAAATCTTATTTAAAAGGCGTACCGAACTTGCCTGAAGAAAAATTTTTTGAGCTATTTGAGTTTGCAACGGAAATTCTTGGTTCCCGGGTTTACGGGAAGTACGGTATGTAAAGTTTGTATTTAAATTCTTTTGCCAAAAGTATTGTAATTTTAACTTTATGTTTTATAATAGAGTAAAAAAGATAAGATTTTACCGATAAAGGCAAACCCGGCGAAAGCCGGCGACGCAAAGCTACAGGGGCTAAGGCCGTAAGGCTATGCCAGCCAGCTGCCGAAGGTGTTAAGGGGATTATTAACCCTCCGCTTTCTGGCAGGAGGGTTTAAAATTTTAAAGGGGGTATTTTAATGAAGAAGATAGCGGTTTTAGTTTTAACGGTATTTTTACTTGGGATTACTTTACCTGCGTTGGCCGATACTGCTACCACCGTGCCAGCTAATACCACTCCGGGGGTAAGTGATACTGTTTATGCCAACCAAACTCCAACCGTAAGTGACACTACCTATACTACCCCATCGGTAACGGATCAAACTTATCAACCTGTACCGGCTCCAGCAGACAACCCGTTGCCTTTTGATTTAAACCTTTTAAACAGCTTGTCTTATAATCAGCTAAAACAGTTAAAGGAAGAAATTGAAAATCTTTTGGAGCAAAAAGAGGAAGAACTTCAGGAATTTAAAGGAATTGTAACTTCCTTTGACGGACAAACTCTTACCGTTAAAGGAGAAAACGAAGAAAAAACTTTTGTAATTACATCGGATACGGACATGGAAGTAAAAGGAGAGTTAGGTGCTGGTTATAAAGCAGAAGTAAAATACGATCCGGCAAGCAACGAGGCTATAAAAGTTGAAGCAAAACCTGTAATACTGGAATATACCGGTACGGTAATTTCTTTTGATGGTAACAATCTCACCGTTGCCCGGGGAAATGGTGAACAAAAAACCTTTAGTATTACGGAGAACACTAAAATTGAAGGATTAGGCAAGCTTAAAGGAGAAAAAACCATCAAACCTGGTTATAAAGTAGGTGTTAAATACACCTTAACGGGAAATGCTATCGAAGTTAAGGTAATACTGGCAAAGGTTGAAAAGGATAAGGAAAAAGAAAAGGAGAAAGAAAAGGAAAGAAAAAAAGAAAGTAAAAAAGAAAAAGAACAAAAATCAGAAACAAAAAAATTCGTAAAAAAGACATACTACAAAAAAAGATAAACCTTTTTAATATTAGCCGACTGGTTTACCGCCAGTCGGCTTTATTATTGCATGCGAAAGTTGCCAAGGGGCTGGCAACACAAAATGTTCCATTTTCGCTGTGGAATCTGTCATGTACATTACTTGAGAGCTGACAAAATATATACAAACAGGGAGGAGTATGGTATAATTTTGAAGAATATGTCGAAATATTGGAATTTTTTTATTTAAGAAGTAAAAAATATTACCGCCCCAAGAAACGTTTGGAAGCTTTGGAAGCTTGAAAAAAGGGAGGCTTGACGGGGCTTGAAGGATAAAAAAATATTGATCGTGGAAGACAGTAAATTTCAAGCAAAAACCATAGCCAATATCCTGAATAAATACGGTTATACCGTTGAAATTGCTCTAACCGGTGAAGCGGCAGTCGAAAAAGTAAGTGGTGGATGGTACCCTGATCTCATCTTAATGGATATTGAGCTGGGAGAAGGGATGGATGGAGTACAAACAGCGCTGGCAATTCAGCAGATTAGTGAGCTGCCCGTTGTTTTTCTAACTGCGCATACTGAACCAGCAGTGGTAGAAAAAATTCGTTCTGTTACGGCCTACGGATATGTAATGAAAAGTGCTACTGAACAAGTGCTGATAACCATAGTTGAAATGGCCTTGCGGCTTTATGAGGCAAACGTCCATGCAAACATGTACTGGCAGATATTAGAGGATTCGCTAAATGAAATTTATATTTTTAACCCTGAAACATTGAGATTTCATGTGGTCAACCGTGGTGCCAGGAAGAACCTGGGATATACCCTGGAAGAATTGAACACCATGACACCCCTTGACCTTAAACCGGAATTTGACCTTAAAAGTTTCAGAGCTCTGCTTGAACCCTTGCTGAGCGGTAAGGAGGAACAAATTGTTTTTTATACTGTACACCGGCGGAAGGATGGTTCGCTATATCCCGTAGAAGTTCACCTGCAGCTTTTTGACTACCGGGGAGAAAAATTGTGCCTGGCCCTGGTTATTGATTTGACCGAAAGGAAAGCGCTGGAAGAGGAAAACAGGCGTAAAGAAGAACAGCTCCGTTTGATGTTAGAAGCCTTACCCAATCCTACATATCTCATTAACAGAGAACGACAAATAATTGCCTTAAATCAGGTGGCAAAGGAACGGGGAGCAGTAGTTGGCGATTATTGCTGGCACAGCATTCATCATTTAAAAACTATTTCTCCTGTTGAACGTCAATTTTTTGAAAACACCGGAAAACCGCTGCCCGGTACCAAGTGTTATTTTTGCCGGGCGGATGAGGCTTTAAACCGAAAGCAAAAAGAAAATTGCGAGGTAAATTTGGATGGTTTATTCTGGAATATCTGGTGGGTACCGATCGATGAAAATACCTATCTTCACTATGTTATCGATGTAACAAAATATAAAAAAATGGAAGAAGAAATAAGGGAGCAAAAGGAATTTTTACGGCTTATTCTTGACAGTATGCCGGCTGGAGTTATGGTCGTTGATGCTAAAACTTTCAGGATTGAAAACGTAAACCTGGAAGCTGCTGCGATGATTGGAGCATCTCCGGAAGAGATTATTGGCAAAAGCTGCTTTGAAATATTTCCGGAAAGT is a window encoding:
- a CDS encoding ABC transporter ATP-binding protein gives rise to the protein MTVAILTEKLTKTFGPKVAVDNVSFTVPAGKIFGLLGPNGSGKSTTIRMLCGALLPTSGRAEIFGLDVVKKTREVRNLIGYMSQRFSLYEDLTVEENLDFFGRIYNLPAKLLKSRKEEILLMAGLTDNRKTLTAHLSGGWKQRLALGAAMIHRPKLLILDEPTAGVDPVSRRIFWEIIKKLCATGISVLVTTHYMDEAEICDIVGFIFNGKLVSFGTPAELMAQEGKGSLEDVFIEYVERATGKKVYDFKDLEKFIGGETP
- a CDS encoding efflux RND transporter periplasmic adaptor subunit, which produces MAKKSLIIMILIFSLLAGGCSLNGDKNTPPSFDGIAEADQYEVKAEIAGKVNNVFVKEGDEIKKGQPLVALDDSLLKNQLEAARANLELARLKYEQVEGKGQNLEDQAKAGIKLAQTQVDLAKIQLEKAKISSPVSGTVLTTPVKPGEFVNPGTTVATIIDLGKIYVKYYIPEKYLNRIKLGDTVCVKNENLKMAPTGKVVYISPKGEFTPKPAETREDQSEISYLVKIELTKDFQDVQPGMLLTLTLP
- a CDS encoding YjjI family glycine radical enzyme; protein product: MKLETLSRVIRAMNRVYEIITDTSLDYKDKRHLLAAEAENSLPYVKISEKAQQYFSQGILCDLFEGHAPYRPRYILPDYQKFMEKGSEYLNLKPPQDLFEAVNALLIIYRYVPSITSYPVYLGQVDEHLEPFVLAAGEELSEKLLKMFLVQIDRVLPDGFVHMNIGPKDTRTGRLILKLERELKQAVPNISLKYNEETPDSFAIEAVKTALEIGKPYFVNDRELKEDLDPAYGVASCYNTLLIGGGSFTLVRLNLKEAAKKARDFQDFIRNVLPDAVLAQAEVINARAKFIVEEAKFFETSFLAKEGLISLARFTSMAGYFGLYECIEHLTGLKLGKDKEALYYAEQVLKTAKDTLESVPGAYCYGTGGRIGFHAQSGIDSDIDVTPGVRIKYGEEPDIFTQIKTEGRLHKYFDTGISDIYIFDRTARENPEGVLKIIKGALKEGIRVFSFNTSDSEFIRITGYLVKRTDVLKYEKGEVLREDTVKLGAASIKNNNTEARKVRIIGERNSQ
- a CDS encoding YjjW family glycine radical enzyme activase, with translation MRGIVNKIIEVSFIDGPGTRMAIFLQGCNLDCLYCHNPETQKYCQNCGRCVEQCPAGALTNLDGKVTWDKAICQGCDRCLEVCPHSSTPKTTLWEAEDLVAYILENEVFLDGVTFSGGECTLQADFILEVSKKLKEKSNLTVFVDTNCFLEEEKFLTLCQNIDGIMADLKAFDPVLHRKLTGVANELIFQNLNTASQLGVLYEIRTVLVPGLNDHPQEVKNIARFIRELNSYTLLKLIPFRNYGVKSYLKGVPNLPEEKFFELFEFATEILGSRVYGKYGM
- a CDS encoding DUF5666 domain-containing protein, with protein sequence MKKIAVLVLTVFLLGITLPALADTATTVPANTTPGVSDTVYANQTPTVSDTTYTTPSVTDQTYQPVPAPADNPLPFDLNLLNSLSYNQLKQLKEEIENLLEQKEEELQEFKGIVTSFDGQTLTVKGENEEKTFVITSDTDMEVKGELGAGYKAEVKYDPASNEAIKVEAKPVILEYTGTVISFDGNNLTVARGNGEQKTFSITENTKIEGLGKLKGEKTIKPGYKVGVKYTLTGNAIEVKVILAKVEKDKEKEKEKEKERKKESKKEKEQKSETKKFVKKTYYKKR
- a CDS encoding diguanylate cyclase, producing MKDKKILIVEDSKFQAKTIANILNKYGYTVEIALTGEAAVEKVSGGWYPDLILMDIELGEGMDGVQTALAIQQISELPVVFLTAHTEPAVVEKIRSVTAYGYVMKSATEQVLITIVEMALRLYEANVHANMYWQILEDSLNEIYIFNPETLRFHVVNRGARKNLGYTLEELNTMTPLDLKPEFDLKSFRALLEPLLSGKEEQIVFYTVHRRKDGSLYPVEVHLQLFDYRGEKLCLALVIDLTERKALEEENRRKEEQLRLMLEALPNPTYLINRERQIIALNQVAKERGAVVGDYCWHSIHHLKTISPVERQFFENTGKPLPGTKCYFCRADEALNRKQKENCEVNLDGLFWNIWWVPIDENTYLHYVIDVTKYKKMEEEIREQKEFLRLILDSMPAGVMVVDAKTFRIENVNLEAAAMIGASPEEIIGKSCFEIFPESKGLCLITAVGQEMDWAERILHRMDGSQLPVLKIVKRLRTKSGEKLIETFIDLTERKKLEEQLYRLSITDYLTQAYNRRYFTEMLEREIERAKRTKMPFALIMLDIDHFKNVNDRFGHAAGDLVLKTLANLIKNRIRQTDCLARWGGEEFVILLPNTPVEKAAGLAEELREQLSMLEIPGVGRVTASFGVTGYCPGDTLDTLLMRADQMLYTAKASGRNCVRFSEKCPEK